From Burkholderia pseudomultivorans, the proteins below share one genomic window:
- a CDS encoding Zn-dependent hydrolase — protein MILVNQQRLWDSLMEMAKIGATAHGGSCRLALSDDEVRGRRRFIHWCEQAGCDIRIDPIGNVFARRPGTQHGAPAVMCGSHLDTQPLGGRFDGVYGVLAGLEAIRTLNEHGIATRHPIDVVAWTNEEGSRFTPGLMGSAVYAGALDLDHARARPCMQTGVLLGDELERTGFAGRERERQMPKAYFEAHIEQGPVLENAGKPIGVVTGVQGIYELDVTVTGFESHAGTTPMSVRKDAMSVAAAMIAAIVEHGHGFDADARVTVGHLTCQPNSPSTIPGKVRFSVDVRHPSQPALQRLVADIEAICVQRTALRGTRVDVQTIAEYAPVVFDAQCVEQVRRATAAAGYPYLEMCSGAGHDAVNLSYVAPTAMVFVPCKAGLSHNEAEDADPVHLAQGASVLANLLVDCAR, from the coding sequence ATGATCCTCGTTAACCAGCAAAGGCTGTGGGATTCGCTGATGGAGATGGCGAAAATCGGTGCCACCGCGCACGGCGGCAGCTGCCGGCTCGCGCTCAGCGACGACGAGGTGCGGGGCCGCCGCCGCTTCATCCACTGGTGCGAGCAAGCCGGCTGCGACATCCGCATCGACCCGATCGGCAACGTGTTCGCGCGCCGGCCGGGCACGCAGCACGGCGCGCCGGCGGTGATGTGCGGCAGCCATCTCGACACGCAGCCGCTCGGCGGCCGCTTCGACGGCGTCTACGGCGTGCTGGCGGGCCTTGAGGCGATTCGCACGCTGAACGAGCACGGCATCGCGACGCGGCATCCGATCGACGTCGTCGCATGGACCAATGAAGAGGGCTCGCGCTTCACGCCGGGCTTGATGGGCTCGGCCGTCTATGCCGGCGCGCTCGATCTCGACCATGCGCGCGCGCGGCCGTGCATGCAGACCGGCGTGCTGCTCGGCGACGAGCTCGAGCGCACCGGCTTCGCCGGCCGCGAGCGCGAGCGGCAGATGCCGAAGGCGTACTTCGAGGCGCATATCGAGCAGGGCCCGGTGCTCGAGAACGCCGGCAAGCCGATCGGCGTCGTGACCGGCGTGCAGGGCATCTACGAACTCGACGTCACGGTGACCGGCTTCGAGTCGCATGCCGGCACGACGCCGATGAGCGTGCGCAAGGATGCGATGAGCGTGGCCGCCGCGATGATCGCCGCGATCGTCGAGCACGGCCACGGTTTCGATGCCGATGCGCGCGTGACCGTCGGTCATCTGACGTGCCAGCCGAATTCGCCGAGCACGATCCCGGGCAAGGTCCGCTTCAGCGTCGACGTGCGCCATCCTTCGCAGCCGGCACTGCAACGGCTCGTCGCCGACATCGAGGCGATCTGCGTGCAGCGTACCGCGCTGCGCGGTACGCGCGTCGACGTGCAGACCATCGCCGAATATGCGCCGGTGGTGTTCGACGCGCAGTGCGTCGAGCAGGTCCGGCGCGCAACGGCGGCCGCCGGTTATCCGTATCTGGAGATGTGCAGCGGCGCGGGGCACGACGCGGTGAACCTGTCCTACGTCGCGCCGACCGCGATGGTGTTCGTCCCGTGCAAGGCCGGGCTGAGCCACAACGAGGCGGAGGACGCCGATCCGGTGCATCTGGCGCAAGGGGCGTCGGTACTGGCGAACCTGCTGGTGGATTGCGCGCGGTAA